Proteins encoded by one window of Brienomyrus brachyistius isolate T26 chromosome 1, BBRACH_0.4, whole genome shotgun sequence:
- the LOC125740047 gene encoding serine/arginine repetitive matrix protein 2-like isoform X3, whose protein sequence is MSDRHQNGGVSRSLENLGPMKEAAVTMDSQGEAPMHHHTAVTMESAGKTYPEEGGSANPAEMIPIKEGSETSRKKSKKHKRHKKKKKKRKEGKESSSESGVDSDREAQNQASLKNHSLTEEDGSRFCRNDVQDSAGGLITDLYVEKEDGKTKKQKHSKKKKKKKRKGEKKSPSHSRSESTSVSGSDSELESRPSLPSTVPLDIKEREEQPHPLKYSGKVETPMKALVSKPEVKDSTVRMLDKPEGRASPKRTLDKSEEKHEPMTAPDGSEVKEIPMMLSAKSLEVHGVMESSQFLDSGGGNVLEIPCSDKPHERASQLSFSEDNGSTSFEAENVKTKGVTPKHNFADIHKPPVEDSSLGAAENVSLGDTGDQVSFCKAQDLPDIIPKLQGTPDEEPVKGESISKDKDVEPGDKHEKRHGSSSRSRSRSASKAKKETSQKTLSKKSLSQSRSPKRASGKPSTRKDRSSSRRRTRSTSRRRNSPRRRSRSHSRRRKSRSRSIQRSRRKSRSYSPKRIQRSSSRTRRRSKSRSPRRKRTRSRSVVRVRRSRSRSRFKYRQSRSRSKRSRSRRRSRSARRGRRSRSRSRSHYKKSVSRSRRSLSRSYRRARRTRSRSIVILRRSRSRSLLRRYRRSRSRSLKRNRSRSLRRRRSKTRSPRRSRRSRSRSRKRRSKSRSLRRNRSKSRSVQRNRRSRSKSPSRRHRSKSKSPKGDRKLSKSPERSKHSKSASPSKPKSKSGSVSREQQSSEASQSSAEEPQGPKATSPTLENVDLPTQEIQVEDDFHVSNEEPSLFTEISSATVSTVKQFVEEEIASTFSVSEEKPSNVSVESSVDTEASVTAGFWKPVPFLSICKEPPVSTESVFSPSSEARITIEIQPHDCLPVGLTEKCVLPETSSNEQGLSDLKPLHTEIESPVSEKNDFHTTEWPCAVEDRNQLITSRSRSVSPHSDNPSEPFPELPDSSVAEEPDSLAAEVERPAVDTQAPNDHRSSAPGTPTEYIPEIKIQLDRSRSQSVERASEEKPSEIKSPSEGPKEKLPKLRSSKSPSRKTLSKSRSSSRRKKTKSRSPTRRKHSRSSSSSVRKLSNTRRKKSKSRSPVRKRKSRSPSHSRKRKSKSRSPTRRRRSRSRSTRRRKSRSKSTARVKGSRSRSTKRRRSKTRSPVRKNRSKSRSPRRTKRSKSRSATRRRKSKSAEKSKRSKTRSPTRKRRTRSRSATRTRRSRSRRSRSLSRRRRSFRSRSFDRRDRWKREPSHSPILILRKKRSASRSRRSSSKTPPRLTELDKDQLLEIAKANAAAMCAKAGMPIPESLRPKAILQLPLPTPAPSPLNLPLPLPMNLPMSLPMGMPNISMNAAMATMTAATMTAALTNMGALANMPALPTITNKPPPVPVPNTANIEEAKRKVTQTANSISIKELTEKCKQIAESKEEMAIAQPHVSDDED, encoded by the exons ATGAGTGACAGACACCAAAACGGCGGAGTATCTCGCTCTTTGGAAAACTTAGGGCCCATGAAAGAAGCTGCTGTTACCATGGACAGCCAGGGGGAGGCACCGATGCACCACCACACTGCTGTGACAATGGAATCTGCTGGAAAAACATATCCAG AAGAGGGAGGCTCAGCAAACCCTGCGGAAATGATTCCAATCAAGGAGGGTAGCGAGACATCCCGTAAGAAAAGCAAGAAGCATAAaaggcacaaaaagaaaaagaagaaacGCAAGGAAGGGAAAGAGAGCAGCTCTGAATCGGGGGTTGACTCTGATCGAGAGGCACAAAATCAGGCGAG TTTGAAGAACCATTCCCTTACTGAAGAGGATGGAAGCAGATTTTGTCGTAATGATGTTCAAGATTCAGCTGGAGGACTGATCACAG ATCTGTATGTGGAAAAAGAGGATGGCAAAACTAAGAAACAAAAGCATtctaagaagaaaaagaagaaaaagagaaaaggagagaaaaaGTCTCCTTCCCATTCAAGATCAGAGAGCACTTCTGTTTCTGGGTCTGACTCTGAATTAGAGTCCAGGCCTTCCTTACCTTCCACAGTACCCTTGGACATTAAAGAACGTGAGGAGCAACCCCATCCTTTGAAGTACTCAGGCAAGGTTGAGACTCCCATGAAAGCCTTGGTCAGCAAGCCTGAAGTGAAGGACTCTACAGTGAGAATGTTGGACAAGCCAGAAGGGAGAGCATCCCCAAAGAGAACCTTAGACAAGTCTGAGGAGAAGCATGAACCCATGACAGCCCCGGATGGCTCGGAAGTCAAAGAGATACCCATGATGCTTTCTGCTAAATCCTTGGAAGTGCATGGGGTGATGGAGTCTTCCCAATTCTTGGACAGTGGTGGGGGAAATGTATTAGAGATTCCCTGCTCAGACAAGCCTCATGAGAGGGCTTCTCAGCTGTCCTTTAGTGAAGATAATGGGAGCACTAGTTTTGAGGCTGAGAATGTTAAAACCAAGGGAGTGACCCCAAAACATAATTTTGCAGATATTCATAAACCGCCTGTTGAAGATTCTTCCTTGGGGGCTGCAGAGAATGTCAGTTTGGGGGATACTGGGGATCAAGTAAGTTTTTGCAAAGCTCAGGATTTGCCTGATATAATTCCTAAACTTCAGGGTACACCAGATGAAGAGCCTGTTAAAGGAGAGTCTATCTCAAAGGACAAAGATGTGGAACCAGGCGACAAGCATGAAAAGAGACATGGAAGCAGCTCTAGATCGCGGTCAAGATCAGCCTCAAaggcaaaaaaagaaacatcACAAAAAACCCTATCCAAAAAAAGTCTTAGCCAGTCTCGAAGCCCAAAACGAGCTTCTGGTAAACCTAGTACTCGAAAAGATCGTTCATCATCCAGAAGGAGGACTAGATCTACCTCACGGAGGAGGAACAGTCCTCGGAGGCGCTCCAGGTCTCATTCAAGGAGACGTAAATCTAGATCTCGATCCATCCAGAGGTCAAGGCGCAAATCTAGATCCTACTCTCCCAAGAGGATTCAAAGATCCAGCTCTCGCACGCGTAGGCGGTCAAAGTCAAGGTCTCCGCGACGCAAACGTACCCGATCCCGTTCGGTTGTGCGGGTGCGTCGGTCTCGGTCACGATCTCGTTTTAAGTACAGACAGTCGCGATCCAGATCTAAGAGATCTCGTTCTCGTCGTAGGTCACGCTCTGCAAGGAGGGGCAGACGTTCAAGGTCCCGGTCTCGGTCCCATTACAAGAAATCTGTGTCCCGTTCCAGAAGGTCACTGTCTAGGTCCTATAGGCGGGCCAGAAGGACTCGCTCCAGATCCATTGTTATCCTCAGGCGATCAAGATCAAGGTCTCTCCTAAGAAGATACAGACGATCAAGGTCAAGATCTTTAAAGCGGAACAGATCAAGATCCCTGAGAAGACGACGATCTAAAACTCGGTCACCGCGGCGATCTAGGCGTTCTAGGTCTCGATCGAGGAAGCGACGGTCAAAATCTCGATCTCTGAGGAGAAACAGGTCGAAGTCAAGATCAGTTCAGCGCAATAGACGTTCCAGGTCGAAGTCTCCAAGCAGACGCCATCGGTCAAAATCTAAATCTCCCAAAGGTGACCGAAAACTATCTAAATCACCTGAGAGAAGTAAACACTCAAAATCTGCTTCTCCCAGTAAGCCCAAATCGAAATCTGGATCTGTTTCCAGGGAGCAGCAGTCATCTGAAGCCAGTCAGTCTTCAGCTGAGGAACCACAAGGCCCTAAAGCAACATCCCCAACCCTAGAAAATGTTGATCTCCCAACACAGGAAATTCAGGTGGAAGATGATTTTCATGTCAGCAATGAGGAACCAAGCCTTTTCACAGAAATAAGTTCTGCAACTGTGAGTACGGTGAAACAGTTTGTGGAAGAGGAAATCGCCTCAACCTTTTCTGTATCTGAGGAAAAGCCCTCTAATGTGTCAGTGGAGAGTAGTGTTGATACGGAGGCAAGTGTGACTGCAGGCTTCTGGAAGCCCGTACCTTTCTTGAGTATCTGTAAGGAACCACCTGTTTCCACAGAATCTGTTTTCAGCCCATCTTCTGAGGCTAGAATTACAATTGAAATTCAACCACATGATTGTTTACCAGTGGGTCTCACTGAAAAGTGTGTACTTCCTGAAACCTCATCAAATGAGCAGGGTTTATCTGATCTTAAGCCTCTGCACACTGAAATTGAGTCACCAGTCTCTGAAAAAAATGATTTCCACACCACTGAATGGCCATGTGCCGTTGAGGATAGAAATCAGCTCATTACCAGTAGATCAAGGTCTGTCTCACCACATTCTGACAATCCATCAGAACCTTTCCCTGAGTTACCAGACAGCTCTGTGGCTGAAGAGCCAGATTCTTTAGCTGCTGAAGTTGAGAGACCTGCAGTTGACACACAAGCTCCCAATGACCACAGAAGTTCTGCACCAGGGACCCCAACAGAGTACATACCAGAAATTAAAATTCAGCTAGATCGTTCAAGATCACAGTCAGTTGAACGTGCAAGTGAAGAGAAGCCATCTGAAATCAAATCTCCATCTGAAGGTCCAAAGGAAAAACTACCTAAACTGCGGTCCTCGAAATCCCCCTCCAGAAAGACACTCTCAAAGTCTAGATCTTCCTCgagaagaaagaaaacaaagTCACGATCTCCCACTCGTCGAAAGCATTCAAGATCCAGCTCATCTTCTGTTAGAAAGCTTTCTAATACTCGAAGGAAGAAGTCAAAATCCAGATCTCCAGTGCGGAAGAGGAAATCCAGATCTCCATCGCACAGTAGAAAAAGGAAGTCTAAATCTCGATCTCCCACAAGGAGGCGGCGCTCAAGATCCAGATCAACCAGGAggagaaaatcaagatcaaaatCTACAGCAAGAGTGAAGGGTTCAAGGTCTCGGTCTACAAAAAGAAGGCGTTCAAAAACCAGATCTCCCGTGAGAAAGAACCGTTCGAAGTCTCGCTCACCTCGGAGAACAAAGCGCTCAAAATCTCGGTCTGCCACGCGAAGGAGGAAATCCAAATCTGCAGAAAAATCGAAGCGTTCAAAAACCCGTTCCCCCACTAGGAAGAGACGGACAAGGTCCCGGTCTGCAACTAGGACTCGGCGTTCAAGGTCGAGGAGGTCGCGATCACTCTCTAGACGGAGAAGAAGTTTCCGCAGTCGTTCTTTTGATCGACGGGACCGTTGGAAGCGTGAGCCAAGTCACTCCCCCATTCTCATCCTCCGCAAGAAGAGGTCCGCCTCCCGTTCTAGGCGCAGCTCCAGCAAAACCCCACCACGGCTCACAGAGCTCG ACAAGGACCAGTTGCTGGAGATTGCCAAGGCAAATGCAGCTGCCATGTGTGCCAAGGCAGGGATGCCTATCCCAGAGAGCCTGAGACCCAAGGCTATCCTGCAGTTGCCTCTGCCAACCCCTGCTCCTTCACCCCTGAATTTGCCCTTGCCTCTGCCTATGAACCTTCCCATGAGTCTGCCTATGGGCATGCCCAACATCAGCATGAATGCGGCAATGGCCACCATGACGGCTGCCACTATGACAGCTGCTTTGACCAACATGGGCGCCCTGGCGAACATGCCCGCTCTGCCAACTATAACAAACAAGCCCCCGCCTGTGCCCGTGCCCAACACCGCTAATATTGAGGAGGCAAAGAGGAAGGTGACACAGACGGCTAACAGCATCAGCATCAAGGAGCTCACAGAG AAGTGCAAGCAAATTGCAGAGAGCAAGGAGGAAATGGCCATTGCCCAGCCTCATGTTTCTGATGACGAGGAT TAA